A stretch of Anaerobiospirillum thomasii DNA encodes these proteins:
- a CDS encoding helix-turn-helix domain-containing protein yields MTNIKQRIKDLNDDPKSYRMRVIAPIVSLKKDANGKNSKKRVAMIKQVAAEQCLSVRTIERWVDQYEQFGLQGLEPKYKKFRSDIRRFISFESLLDEAIVLRRQCPTISVVEIIKCLEEKHQNIKGIIKRSTLQRHLQQKVFLVGSF; encoded by the coding sequence ATGACCAATATTAAACAAAGAATTAAAGATTTAAATGATGATCCAAAGAGTTACAGAATGAGGGTTATTGCGCCCATTGTGTCACTTAAGAAAGATGCCAATGGGAAAAATTCGAAGAAGCGTGTGGCTATGATAAAACAGGTTGCAGCAGAGCAGTGCTTATCTGTGAGAACTATTGAGCGCTGGGTTGACCAATATGAACAATTTGGTCTGCAAGGACTTGAGCCAAAGTATAAGAAGTTTCGCTCAGATATAAGGAGGTTCATCAGTTTTGAGAGTCTACTAGATGAAGCAATAGTCTTGCGCAGGCAATGTCCTACCATTTCAGTAGTTGAGATCATTAAATGTCTGGAAGAAAAACACCAAAACATAAAGGGCATTATAAAGCGCTCTACTTTACAGAGGCATTTACAGCAAAAGGTTTTTCTCGTGGGGAGCTTTTAA
- a CDS encoding ATP-binding protein, translating to MEEDHRLELFSVIDDRQRLGSTIISTQLNRNGLEYSMGQDTKGEAICDRLFNPCIEVELKGPSRRQEMSNVI from the coding sequence ATGGAGGAAGATCACCGGTTAGAGCTATTTTCTGTTATTGACGATAGACAACGTCTAGGATCAACAATTATTTCAACCCAACTGAATCGCAACGGGCTTGAATACTCAATGGGACAAGATACAAAGGGAGAAGCAATATGTGATCGACTGTTTAACCCATGCATTGAGGTTGAGCTAAAAGGCCCTTCCAGACGGCAGGAGATGTCAAACGTAATATAA
- a CDS encoding YcaO-like family protein: MSTILTGKDAPLEQTLEHFTDVARRLNLDIIEDNWLNPTDNLWSVNIKEASCPQIFANGKGACREAALASAYGELFERLATHCSFSDYYLGDENANAEFVHYSDEKWTEITDENQDTLPNEILNASLRKFYTQHSSLTLKNLVDLQSSSYKRGVCSIPFTNARNGEVVYFPVNLLDNLYASNGMSAGNSDYEALVQGLSEIIERYVKNEIIKRGLALPLIPDGLLERYPKSFNTLKALNGGNLKVCAYDASLGGKFPVVCVVLFNQRNASCYAAFGSHPIFEVALERTLTELMQGRSFSDLDNFEEPTFDLEQTSDCENLISHFVDSTGVLPIEMFKNIPDFSFVSWDFTGSTHDQYKALRYMVDKLGFDVYVRSYKFLDIPVYRIIVPGMSEIYPIDDLIYNNNNQAILYQEALMTLPETQEDKETYVNYLDELENAQFADEASLCQILGLLPDAGSAWESMTVGELKCSIAICAGEFERALEYARFVATFGKHNLSLERLRLYQCLIKKLELKLMSNLKENDYSKALETIYSKKTSDCVQSHLDGNEQFFNLNATDLNLKGFLSHQALIRIYLKLKEQDAKKSGKKNA; encoded by the coding sequence ATGTCTACTATACTCACTGGCAAAGATGCTCCTTTAGAGCAGACACTAGAACATTTTACCGACGTTGCCCGCAGATTAAATCTGGATATTATTGAAGATAACTGGTTAAACCCAACTGACAATTTATGGTCTGTAAATATCAAAGAGGCCAGCTGCCCTCAAATCTTTGCCAATGGCAAAGGTGCCTGCCGTGAGGCCGCTCTTGCCTCTGCCTATGGCGAACTTTTTGAAAGACTTGCAACCCACTGCAGTTTTAGTGACTACTATCTTGGCGATGAAAATGCCAATGCTGAGTTTGTGCATTATTCAGATGAAAAGTGGACAGAGATTACAGATGAAAATCAGGATACACTGCCCAATGAGATTTTAAATGCCTCACTGCGCAAATTCTACACACAGCACAGCTCACTTACCTTAAAGAATCTTGTGGATCTGCAGTCGTCCTCCTATAAAAGAGGCGTATGCTCCATTCCCTTTACCAATGCAAGAAACGGCGAGGTTGTCTACTTCCCTGTCAATCTTTTAGACAATCTTTATGCCTCAAACGGTATGAGTGCCGGCAATTCAGACTATGAGGCTTTGGTGCAGGGTTTATCTGAGATCATTGAGCGCTATGTTAAAAATGAAATTATAAAAAGAGGCCTTGCCCTGCCACTCATCCCTGACGGTCTGCTTGAGAGATATCCAAAGTCCTTTAATACTCTAAAGGCCTTAAACGGTGGCAATCTTAAAGTCTGTGCCTATGATGCATCCTTGGGCGGCAAATTCCCTGTAGTGTGCGTAGTGCTCTTTAATCAGCGCAATGCCTCATGCTATGCAGCCTTTGGCTCACACCCTATCTTTGAGGTGGCCCTTGAGAGAACCCTGACCGAGCTGATGCAGGGCCGCTCCTTTAGCGATCTTGACAACTTTGAGGAGCCAACCTTTGATTTGGAGCAGACCTCAGACTGTGAAAACCTTATTTCACACTTTGTCGACTCAACAGGCGTGCTGCCAATTGAAATGTTTAAAAACATACCTGACTTTAGTTTTGTGTCCTGGGATTTTACAGGCTCAACCCATGATCAGTACAAAGCTTTGCGCTATATGGTCGACAAGCTTGGATTTGATGTCTATGTGCGCTCCTATAAGTTTTTAGATATCCCTGTCTACAGAATTATTGTGCCTGGCATGTCTGAGATCTACCCTATTGATGATCTCATCTACAATAACAACAATCAGGCCATTCTCTATCAGGAGGCCCTTATGACCCTGCCAGAGACGCAGGAGGATAAGGAGACCTATGTCAACTACCTTGATGAGCTTGAAAATGCGCAGTTTGCTGATGAGGCCTCATTATGTCAGATTTTAGGACTGCTGCCAGATGCCGGCAGTGCCTGGGAGAGTATGACTGTAGGCGAGCTTAAATGCTCTATTGCCATCTGTGCCGGTGAATTTGAAAGAGCACTTGAGTATGCCCGCTTTGTAGCCACCTTTGGCAAGCATAATTTAAGTTTGGAGCGTCTGCGTCTGTATCAGTGCCTTATCAAGAAACTTGAGCTCAAGCTTATGTCAAATCTTAAAGAGAATGACTACTCAAAGGCACTTGAGACCATATACTCTAAAAAGACCTCAGATTGTGTACAAAGCCATCTTGACGGTAATGAGCAGTTCTTTAATCTAAATGCCACTGATTTGAATCTCAAGGGCTTTTTATCCCATCAGGCTCTTATCCGCATTTATTTAAAGTTAAAAGAGCAGGATGCTAAAAAAAGCGGTAAGAAAAATGCTTAA
- a CDS encoding outer membrane lipoprotein LolB produces the protein MLKKIKIAGFATLLALSLTACQTADQSYKAGYDQLLLQTVYDKIKITGRIGLISKAQKTSLRFVLEKDKNLKTLHLLSPIGHTLASLFITDNFVRLKSSDGQIDGTSLKDVLYEATGISLPDDNILALIMGALDEVTLDKKGYPLKAQVGDFFINYKGFATRQSLMLPSSIDIKHTNYRLKIALDD, from the coding sequence ATGCTTAAAAAGATAAAGATTGCAGGGTTTGCCACCCTGCTTGCTCTGTCCCTTACTGCCTGTCAGACAGCAGATCAGAGCTATAAAGCAGGCTATGATCAGCTACTTTTGCAGACTGTCTATGATAAAATTAAAATCACAGGGCGCATTGGCCTTATAAGCAAGGCACAAAAGACAAGCTTGCGCTTTGTACTTGAAAAGGATAAAAATCTAAAGACTCTGCACCTTCTCTCCCCTATTGGCCACACTCTAGCCTCTTTGTTTATAACCGATAACTTTGTCAGATTAAAAAGCTCAGATGGTCAGATAGATGGCACCTCCTTAAAAGATGTGCTCTATGAGGCAACAGGTATTTCTCTGCCTGATGATAATATTCTTGCCCTTATAATGGGTGCCCTTGATGAGGTGACCTTAGATAAAAAAGGCTATCCTCTAAAGGCTCAGGTTGGAGATTTTTTTATAAACTATAAAGGCTTTGCTACAAGACAGAGTCTGATGCTGCCATCTTCAATTGATATAAAGCACACAAACTACAGGCTTAAAATTGCGCTTGATGATTAA
- a CDS encoding ExeA family protein has product MISTDLLDYFKMEYTPFTNNIDTGFLYQTDIFRGACLKLKMAIENNSFALLTGVPGTGKSTLLRYFTSQLNEEKHTVMYVSLSNATPRWMYIAPLNQMGVKSKYYVNDARLQLHREIETLRKTHGKKVILIFDEAHLLANKYSKFSLLEEIRFLLNGNSYDSGSPLTLILSGQKEILSVLKTDKCKAITQRIMYFSSTQNLTNEQVGSYIGSHLKWSRCQDNPFEYRAVEKIGDLSGGNPRLINKICMHALSYTCLKREEKVTEATVTEVANNEVIDLILKNLN; this is encoded by the coding sequence ATGATAAGCACTGATTTATTAGACTACTTTAAGATGGAATATACCCCTTTTACAAATAATATTGACACTGGCTTTCTCTATCAGACAGACATTTTTAGAGGAGCATGCCTGAAGTTAAAAATGGCCATTGAGAACAACTCATTTGCATTGCTGACCGGAGTCCCTGGTACAGGTAAAAGCACACTGCTGCGCTACTTTACATCTCAGCTTAATGAAGAAAAACATACAGTGATGTATGTATCTCTGTCTAATGCCACACCAAGGTGGATGTATATTGCTCCATTAAATCAGATGGGTGTAAAGTCAAAGTATTATGTCAATGATGCGCGTCTGCAGCTGCACAGAGAGATTGAGACATTAAGAAAGACCCACGGTAAAAAGGTAATTCTGATATTTGATGAGGCCCACCTGCTGGCTAATAAGTACAGTAAATTCAGCCTGCTTGAGGAGATTAGATTTTTACTCAACGGCAACAGCTATGACAGCGGATCACCGCTTACACTGATACTCTCAGGCCAAAAAGAGATTCTGTCTGTGCTCAAGACTGATAAGTGCAAGGCTATAACTCAAAGGATTATGTATTTTAGCTCTACGCAGAATCTGACAAATGAGCAGGTTGGCAGTTATATAGGATCTCATTTAAAGTGGTCAAGATGTCAAGATAATCCGTTTGAATATAGGGCCGTGGAAAAGATAGGCGATCTCTCAGGAGGAAATCCACGACTTATTAATAAGATCTGTATGCACGCTTTAAGCTATACATGCTTAAAGCGTGAAGAGAAGGTAACCGAAGCTACCGTAACTGAAGTTGCCAATAACGAGGTTATTGACCTAATTTTAAAGAATTTAAACTAG
- a CDS encoding ribose-phosphate pyrophosphokinase has translation MADMKLFAGNATPELAKRIASRLYTRLGSATVDRFSDGEIHVEINENVRGCDIFIIQSTCAPTNDNLMELIVMIDAMRRASAGRITAVVPYFGYARQDRRLRSARVPITAKVVADFLSSVGVDRVLTVDLHAEQIQGFFDVPVDNCFSSQIFVEDMQNQNLTNPVVVSPDMGGVVRARAIAKLLNNADIAIIDKRRPRPNVSEVMHIIGDVKDRDCIIVDDIIDTGGTLCKCADALKDRGALHVMAYATHPVLSGNAANNLQESKLDELVVSDSIPTNEAIRNLGKVRYLTLAPMLAEAIRRISNEESISAMFCQ, from the coding sequence ATGGCTGATATGAAGTTGTTTGCAGGTAATGCAACACCAGAACTTGCAAAACGCATTGCTTCCCGTCTTTATACACGTCTTGGTAGTGCTACTGTTGATCGTTTCTCAGATGGAGAAATTCACGTTGAAATCAATGAAAATGTCCGTGGCTGCGATATTTTCATTATTCAGTCAACCTGTGCTCCAACCAACGATAACCTAATGGAATTAATTGTGATGATCGATGCTATGCGTCGTGCTTCAGCCGGCCGTATTACCGCAGTTGTTCCATACTTTGGCTATGCTCGTCAGGACAGACGTTTAAGATCTGCCCGCGTGCCTATTACTGCCAAGGTAGTAGCCGACTTCCTGTCATCAGTTGGTGTTGACAGAGTTCTGACTGTTGATCTGCATGCCGAGCAGATCCAGGGTTTCTTTGATGTGCCTGTAGATAACTGCTTTAGCTCTCAGATCTTCGTTGAGGACATGCAGAATCAGAATCTGACCAATCCTGTTGTAGTATCACCTGATATGGGTGGTGTAGTCAGAGCCCGTGCTATTGCCAAACTGCTCAACAACGCTGATATTGCCATTATTGACAAGCGTCGTCCACGTCCTAATGTATCTGAGGTAATGCACATCATTGGTGACGTAAAGGACAGAGACTGCATCATTGTTGATGATATTATTGATACTGGTGGCACCTTATGCAAATGTGCCGACGCCCTCAAAGACAGAGGCGCTCTGCATGTTATGGCCTATGCCACCCACCCTGTACTCTCTGGCAATGCTGCCAACAATCTGCAGGAATCAAAGCTTGATGAGCTTGTGGTATCTGACTCAATTCCTACTAATGAAGCCATACGCAATCTTGGCAAGGTACGTTATCTGACCTTAGCACCAATGCTTGCCGAGGCTATAAGACGCATCAGCAACGAAGAGTCAATCTCTGCTATGTTCTGTCAGTAA
- a CDS encoding IS1634 family transposase, which translates to MIYYEITYAVPQSRCYTQSEIRGGRPIKYLYMYTSFFRNEKGQSRNKSVIVGRVSETDPTLFHPNDKYFAITGAAIPQVVLDKKEERKAKKQKRGSKITSISHGVPVVNGDVVKGSSLILKKIFENTGLSDCIKKIFDKKESDYLTATACLIASGDSTMSNIDDFSKTFVFDEPEIGSVSDSTISRLFSLCEQEDIDSFFELWLKKHMDLNEAICYDVTSFSSYAQEIQHAEFGYNRDKEDLPQVNLGMFSSIKSKKPLYYSMYNGSLNDSTQLPYVINDAKRLGISTRNVCTFDRGFFSQKGITFLDNAGLKLIVGVSLSRYKQALEVIEALSNSQAYRLPKYELSEYPGIYGHHIEHTIEDVKGVLHIYHDMNKCYDDNKILSQEVAAEIEKIKEVNDDGMPITQRKAKSLCKFHNCIKDDSNPCGYVFKEDEDKIIKAQKLLGFFALFTTNSDLSGADVLSAYRHKDVQEKIFDTAKNTLDCDRLKIHNSNTARGKMFVIFMALVVHSFIQEVINKLKVEEPKRFIKMTYEKLLRELDDISIKRSKSDIFLTKALTKTQKIILGALGVDLSAIELV; encoded by the coding sequence ATGATTTATTACGAAATAACATATGCTGTTCCTCAAAGCAGGTGCTATACACAGTCTGAAATACGTGGTGGCAGGCCTATTAAATATCTGTATATGTACACTTCCTTTTTTAGAAATGAAAAAGGACAGTCCCGCAATAAGTCTGTTATCGTTGGTCGAGTCAGTGAGACTGATCCAACACTGTTTCACCCTAATGACAAATATTTTGCTATTACCGGTGCGGCCATCCCTCAGGTGGTATTAGATAAAAAGGAAGAGCGTAAAGCTAAAAAGCAAAAAAGAGGTTCAAAGATTACATCTATATCTCATGGTGTACCTGTGGTTAATGGTGATGTTGTTAAAGGCAGCTCTCTGATATTAAAAAAGATTTTTGAAAATACAGGTTTGAGTGACTGTATAAAAAAGATCTTTGATAAAAAAGAGTCTGACTATTTAACTGCAACAGCGTGTCTTATAGCCTCTGGTGATTCAACCATGAGTAATATTGATGACTTTTCAAAGACATTTGTCTTTGATGAGCCTGAGATTGGCTCTGTTAGTGATTCAACAATATCAAGGCTGTTTTCTCTTTGTGAACAGGAAGATATAGATTCATTTTTCGAATTATGGCTGAAAAAACATATGGATCTGAATGAGGCAATATGTTACGACGTAACTTCATTTTCCTCATATGCACAAGAGATACAGCATGCTGAGTTTGGTTATAACAGAGATAAAGAGGATTTGCCACAGGTTAATCTTGGCATGTTCTCAAGTATAAAAAGTAAAAAGCCACTGTATTATTCAATGTACAATGGCTCTCTGAATGATTCTACGCAACTACCATACGTAATCAATGATGCCAAGCGTCTTGGTATCAGCACGCGCAATGTCTGCACCTTTGACAGAGGTTTCTTTAGCCAGAAAGGTATTACTTTTCTTGACAATGCTGGGCTAAAACTCATTGTTGGTGTTTCTCTTAGCAGGTATAAGCAAGCCCTTGAGGTTATTGAGGCTCTGTCTAACTCTCAGGCATATAGGTTGCCAAAATATGAATTGTCTGAATATCCAGGAATTTACGGCCATCACATAGAGCATACAATAGAAGATGTAAAAGGGGTCCTGCATATTTACCATGATATGAATAAGTGTTATGACGATAATAAAATACTCAGTCAAGAAGTTGCCGCTGAGATTGAAAAAATCAAGGAAGTTAATGATGATGGTATGCCAATAACACAAAGAAAAGCTAAGTCTCTGTGCAAGTTTCACAATTGCATAAAAGATGACAGTAACCCTTGTGGATACGTATTTAAAGAGGATGAAGATAAAATAATAAAAGCTCAGAAGCTGCTTGGCTTTTTTGCACTGTTTACTACTAACTCTGATCTTAGTGGCGCTGATGTACTGTCTGCCTACAGGCACAAAGATGTGCAGGAAAAGATCTTTGATACTGCCAAGAACACTTTAGACTGCGATAGATTAAAAATTCATAACTCTAATACTGCAAGAGGTAAAATGTTTGTGATTTTTATGGCTCTAGTTGTACACAGCTTTATACAGGAAGTTATAAATAAGCTAAAGGTCGAAGAGCCAAAACGCTTTATTAAAATGACCTATGAGAAACTACTAAGAGAGCTTGATGATATAAGTATTAAACGCTCGAAATCGGATATTTTTCTGACCAAGGCTCTGACAAAAACCCAAAAAATCATCCTAGGTGCATTAGGTGTTGATCTGTCGGCTATAGAGCTGGTTTAA
- a CDS encoding ISL3 family transposase, with the protein MTEPSAIIINSYTAANTETNETLIKASANELMHCKFEHGVLNMYPGCVMSGEPEIDATAMTVTYHLGYTLWREELEQNCPLCGCHKVNIKEWGERTVKDCTLGPFAVILKIRVPKVICCGCDHARWLKPSFVHPHHRITLRLYGQILQLLDLGESHLDLKKISSITAVEADIVRNIDKARLIEMFKDISLEGVRNIAIDEISVKKHHKYISVIIDADTRRLLYAAYGRKKDDLRPFFDRLKELGLLDQIEGAVMDGNCGYQNLVKELCPNAKIVLDLFHCLQQFNSEVADAIRLDKIKDLRKELGAMDAGEYQQKKSEYKKRIKDLRQSKWLTYMGSDKLNTLEESQKDLVETLKQNKTLFTISIFGDHIRDLWHSGGTPEQVETEIKNLYSQAEATEIPLLIRFCKKLKDWSCYIIHAATTGLNTSILEGCNAKFKTIKRVAYGFRDIGYYILKMHQALSRDRKSTLKAAVVSEPVENNVNPQI; encoded by the coding sequence ATGACAGAGCCTAGTGCTATTATAATAAATTCCTACACTGCTGCCAATACAGAAACAAATGAAACTTTAATCAAAGCCAGTGCTAATGAATTAATGCACTGTAAGTTTGAACACGGCGTTCTCAATATGTACCCGGGTTGTGTAATGTCTGGTGAGCCTGAAATAGATGCTACGGCAATGACTGTTACCTATCATCTTGGCTATACGCTTTGGAGAGAGGAGCTTGAACAAAATTGCCCACTCTGTGGCTGCCATAAAGTAAATATAAAGGAATGGGGAGAGCGCACAGTAAAGGATTGCACACTAGGACCATTTGCGGTTATTTTAAAGATACGCGTACCTAAGGTCATTTGTTGTGGTTGTGATCATGCCAGGTGGCTAAAGCCAAGCTTTGTCCATCCGCATCATAGGATAACCTTACGCTTATATGGGCAGATACTGCAGCTTCTTGATTTGGGCGAGAGTCATCTAGATTTAAAGAAAATAAGCTCTATCACGGCTGTAGAGGCAGATATTGTCAGGAACATTGATAAGGCAAGGCTTATAGAGATGTTCAAAGATATAAGTCTTGAAGGCGTTAGGAACATAGCTATAGACGAGATAAGCGTTAAAAAGCACCACAAGTATATATCAGTCATCATAGATGCCGATACCAGGCGCCTTTTGTATGCTGCCTACGGCAGAAAGAAAGATGATTTAAGGCCATTCTTTGATAGATTAAAAGAGCTTGGACTGCTTGACCAGATTGAAGGTGCAGTAATGGATGGCAACTGCGGATATCAGAATCTAGTCAAAGAGCTCTGCCCTAATGCAAAGATAGTGCTTGATTTATTCCACTGCCTGCAACAGTTTAACAGTGAAGTGGCAGATGCCATAAGGCTTGATAAAATAAAAGATTTACGCAAGGAGCTTGGCGCCATGGACGCCGGCGAGTATCAACAAAAGAAAAGTGAATACAAGAAGCGTATAAAAGATCTTAGACAGAGCAAGTGGCTGACTTACATGGGCTCAGATAAACTCAACACTCTTGAAGAGTCGCAAAAAGATCTTGTAGAAACCCTCAAACAGAATAAGACCTTGTTTACAATATCAATTTTTGGAGACCATATCAGAGATCTATGGCATAGCGGAGGTACACCTGAGCAGGTTGAAACAGAAATTAAAAACCTGTATTCACAAGCTGAAGCAACAGAAATTCCTTTACTGATAAGGTTCTGCAAGAAGCTAAAAGATTGGAGCTGTTATATTATTCATGCGGCTACAACTGGCTTAAACACCAGTATTTTAGAGGGATGCAATGCTAAATTTAAAACCATTAAAAGGGTAGCATACGGTTTTAGAGATATAGGGTACTATATATTGAAAATGCATCAGGCTCTGTCTCGAGATAGAAAATCAACACTCAAAGCTGCCGTAGTTTCAGAGCCTGTTGAAAATAATGTCAACCCCCAAATTTAG
- a CDS encoding DDE-type integrase/transposase/recombinase, giving the protein MSGRKTPKHKGHYKALYFTEAFTAKGFSRGELLREREKGGTAFFGAYRKKLPMEQVQADIKIAGKSFCVNEQGMPVTPYIHLWMDNASRMILVATISDTQDNSLVLSSFRELVTGYGIPMSILTDQGSVYKSAAMEHCTSTLGVPHKRSKPYKPQSKGAIERLNGTLDKVLKQLEGMNNVKLSMVELLVKQWVAEYNETPHSALTENMGTDAEVTLSPKEYFYKYIEPVARPVDDIVNLAFTMEYSRKVLKDGVIHIKGRYYKLPANSAKSGEYVVVHCSLVGNSVELVQELTEEEKKESLSQSMYKFIPLYEREIKENIDFTERASDRSEDMPQSVPDEIKPTIQRLARRLYKDRDLYTTEKDFEEQLRKELFHQGPASYSTEPGNSSLYNKSSIKTDEDK; this is encoded by the coding sequence ATGTCTGGAAGAAAAACACCAAAACATAAAGGGCATTATAAAGCGCTCTACTTTACAGAGGCATTTACAGCAAAAGGTTTTTCTCGTGGGGAGCTTTTAAGAGAGCGTGAAAAAGGAGGAACAGCATTTTTCGGAGCCTATCGTAAAAAGCTCCCTATGGAGCAGGTTCAGGCAGATATTAAAATAGCTGGAAAATCATTTTGTGTTAATGAGCAGGGCATGCCAGTAACCCCATATATCCATCTATGGATGGACAATGCCTCACGCATGATCCTCGTGGCAACCATATCTGACACCCAGGATAACAGCCTGGTTCTGTCATCTTTTAGAGAGCTTGTTACAGGCTATGGTATTCCAATGAGCATTCTTACAGATCAGGGCTCTGTATATAAGAGCGCTGCAATGGAGCATTGCACCAGCACTTTAGGAGTTCCTCATAAGCGCTCAAAACCATATAAACCTCAGAGCAAAGGGGCAATTGAACGTTTAAATGGTACTTTAGATAAAGTATTAAAGCAGCTTGAAGGTATGAATAATGTAAAGCTGAGTATGGTTGAATTACTTGTAAAACAGTGGGTTGCAGAGTACAACGAAACACCACATTCAGCTCTAACCGAAAATATGGGAACAGATGCAGAGGTAACACTATCCCCTAAAGAATATTTTTACAAATATATAGAGCCTGTAGCAAGACCTGTAGATGATATTGTGAATCTGGCCTTTACTATGGAGTACTCTCGTAAGGTCCTCAAGGATGGCGTCATACACATAAAAGGCCGTTATTACAAGTTGCCTGCAAATAGCGCCAAAAGTGGAGAGTATGTGGTCGTGCACTGCTCTTTAGTGGGCAATTCAGTGGAGCTTGTACAGGAGCTTACTGAGGAAGAAAAAAAAGAAAGCCTCTCACAGAGCATGTATAAATTTATACCGCTGTATGAGCGTGAAATCAAAGAGAATATTGACTTTACCGAACGTGCATCTGATAGATCAGAAGACATGCCTCAGTCTGTGCCTGATGAAATAAAGCCAACTATACAAAGGCTCGCCCGCAGGTTGTATAAGGATAGAGATCTTTATACCACAGAGAAGGATTTTGAAGAGCAACTAAGGAAAGAGCTATTCCACCAAGGCCCGGCCTCCTATAGCACAGAGCCAGGAAATAGCTCTTTATACAACAAAAGCTCAATCAAGACAGATGAGGATAAATAA
- the ispE gene encoding 4-(cytidine 5'-diphospho)-2-C-methyl-D-erythritol kinase, giving the protein MHFSCISPCKLNLFLYITGRRPDNYHNLQTLFVILDKGDKMSFNLSDTDADSTDYASLIDIKGPFDFAKEKNLIFKAALAFYKKYDIRRPLCIEVEKFIPEGAGLGGGSSNAATTLLVLNAMCRIHATEDDLIDLGRQLGADVPVFIHGHAAFAQGTGDILHTVDIDEKYYLVVTPKCHVNTSEVFKNKDLKRDWPVRDFKTLISLGYYNEFTKSVANIHSLVGQCLISLVKYGPAHMSGSGSSCFVEFDTLEDAQRALDDLDTSLYRSAFVAKSCNTSCTTLSICHNF; this is encoded by the coding sequence ATGCACTTTTCATGTATAAGCCCCTGTAAATTAAACCTGTTTTTATATATTACAGGCAGACGTCCTGACAATTATCACAATCTGCAGACTCTGTTTGTAATTTTAGACAAAGGCGATAAGATGAGCTTTAATTTATCTGATACTGATGCAGACAGTACAGATTATGCCTCGCTTATTGACATTAAAGGCCCATTTGACTTTGCCAAAGAGAAAAATCTTATTTTTAAGGCAGCCCTGGCCTTTTATAAAAAATATGATATAAGACGCCCTTTGTGTATTGAGGTTGAAAAATTCATACCAGAGGGGGCAGGTCTTGGAGGCGGCTCATCAAATGCCGCAACCACACTGCTGGTGCTAAATGCCATGTGCAGGATACATGCCACTGAGGATGATCTTATAGATCTTGGCAGGCAGCTTGGGGCAGATGTGCCTGTATTTATACATGGACATGCAGCCTTTGCGCAGGGTACAGGCGATATTCTGCATACTGTTGATATTGATGAAAAATACTACCTTGTGGTCACACCAAAGTGTCATGTCAACACATCAGAGGTTTTTAAAAATAAAGATTTAAAGCGCGACTGGCCGGTACGTGACTTTAAAACCCTTATATCTTTGGGCTATTACAATGAATTTACCAAAAGTGTCGCAAATATTCACTCTTTAGTTGGACAGTGTTTAATAAGCTTGGTAAAATATGGCCCTGCACATATGTCAGGTAGTGGTTCTTCTTGTTTTGTAGAGTTTGACACATTAGAGGATGCGCAAAGAGCTCTTGATGATCTCGATACATCGCTCTATCGCAGTGCTTTTGTGGCAAAGAGTTGCAATACATCATGTACTACACTGTCAATATGTCACAATTTTTAA